The following proteins come from a genomic window of Yinghuangia sp. ASG 101:
- a CDS encoding NYN domain-containing protein, with protein MEAMDQLGPPPEHAVADEPTPDRSPEPEIEHASGPGEDEHGSEHGSAPPDVVAVRLVSAPPHAGTHAVFVDVGYVYAAIGLLVAGTAERRAFRIDAELLISSLIDEARVVFPEGRLLRVYWYDGARNRVPTFEQKQVAELPDVKVRLGNLNAHNQQKGVDSLIRSDLESLARNRAIEDAVVVSGDEDLVLAVETAQSYGVRVHLWGVEPAYGLNQAEPLVWEADVTRMLHRDFCAPCVFQPAPAAMASAFVTPPVPVAGGGPAPTFDQVWRLGGKIAERWLNARGREDMVDLMPGPRLPENVDKALLVEAEGELQFSLRPHEDLRRALRNGFWDRLSQEFGTVHGEP; from the coding sequence ATGGAAGCAATGGACCAGCTTGGACCGCCGCCGGAGCACGCCGTGGCCGACGAACCGACACCCGACCGCAGCCCCGAACCCGAGATCGAACACGCGTCCGGTCCGGGCGAGGACGAGCACGGATCGGAACACGGATCGGCGCCCCCGGACGTCGTCGCGGTCCGCCTGGTCTCCGCGCCCCCGCACGCCGGCACCCACGCCGTCTTCGTCGACGTGGGCTACGTCTACGCCGCGATCGGCCTGCTGGTCGCCGGCACCGCCGAACGCCGGGCCTTCCGCATCGACGCCGAACTGCTGATCAGCTCGCTGATCGACGAGGCCCGCGTCGTCTTCCCCGAGGGCCGCCTCCTGCGCGTCTACTGGTACGACGGCGCCCGCAACCGCGTCCCGACCTTCGAGCAGAAGCAGGTCGCCGAACTCCCGGACGTCAAGGTCAGGCTCGGCAACCTCAACGCGCACAACCAGCAAAAGGGCGTCGACTCCCTCATCCGCAGCGACCTCGAATCACTCGCCCGCAACCGGGCCATCGAGGACGCGGTCGTGGTGAGCGGCGACGAAGACCTCGTGCTCGCCGTCGAGACCGCCCAGTCGTACGGCGTGCGCGTCCACCTGTGGGGCGTCGAGCCCGCGTACGGCCTCAACCAGGCCGAGCCGCTGGTGTGGGAGGCCGACGTCACCCGCATGCTGCACCGCGACTTCTGCGCGCCGTGCGTCTTCCAGCCCGCACCGGCCGCGATGGCCTCCGCGTTCGTCACGCCGCCCGTCCCGGTCGCCGGCGGCGGCCCAGCCCCGACGTTCGACCAGGTGTGGCGCCTCGGCGGCAAGATCGCCGAGCGCTGGCTGAACGCGCGCGGTCGCGAGGACATGGTCGACCTCATGCCCGGCCCCCGGCTGCCGGAGAACGTCGACAAGGCCCTGCTGGTCGAGGCGGAAGGCGAGCTGCAGTTCTCGCTGCGCCCCCACGAGGACCTGCGCCGCGCGCTGCGCAACGGCTTCTGGGACCGGCTGAGCCAGGAGTTCGGGACGGTGCACGGCGAGCCGTGA
- a CDS encoding MBL fold metallo-hydrolase: MTVEHLVTSGIFSLDGQDFDVDNNVWIVGDASEAVVIDAAHDADAIAAAVGDRRLTAIVCTHGHNDHINAAAALAERYGAPIYLHPRDRVLWDAVYPDRAPDAALTDGQVVRVAGTELRVVHTPGHAPGAVCLYAPELDTLFSGDTLFRGGPGATGRSFSSFPVILDSIRERLLTLPAGTRVLTGHGDETTIGAEAGDYEEWVARGH, encoded by the coding sequence GTGACCGTCGAACACCTGGTCACCTCGGGGATCTTCTCGCTCGACGGGCAGGACTTCGACGTCGACAACAACGTGTGGATCGTCGGCGACGCGAGCGAGGCGGTCGTCATCGACGCCGCGCACGACGCCGACGCCATCGCCGCCGCGGTCGGCGACCGGCGCCTGACCGCGATCGTGTGCACGCACGGCCACAACGACCACATCAACGCCGCCGCCGCACTGGCCGAGCGCTACGGCGCGCCGATTTACCTGCACCCGCGCGACCGCGTGCTGTGGGACGCCGTCTACCCCGACCGCGCCCCGGACGCCGCGCTCACCGACGGCCAGGTGGTACGCGTCGCCGGCACCGAGCTGCGGGTGGTCCACACGCCGGGGCACGCGCCGGGCGCGGTGTGCCTGTACGCGCCGGAGCTGGACACGCTGTTCTCCGGCGACACGCTCTTCCGCGGCGGGCCGGGGGCGACCGGGCGGTCGTTCTCGTCGTTCCCGGTGATCCTCGACTCGATCCGCGAGCGCCTGCTGACCCTCCCCGCCGGGACACGCGTCCTGACCGGGCACGGCGACGAGACGACGATCGGCGCGGAGGCGGGGGACTACGAGGAGTGGGTGGCCCGGGGCCACTGA
- a CDS encoding S-(hydroxymethyl)mycothiol dehydrogenase, producing the protein MSRRVRGVVARSKGAPVSVETIVVPDPGPGEARVTVQACGVCHTDLHYREGGINDDFPFLLGHEAAGVVESVGEGVSGLAPGDYVVIAWRAPCGECRACLRGRPWYCFASLNARQPMTLEDGTPLSPALGIGAFAEMTLVAAGQCVKVDPAARPEAAGLIGCGVMAGFGAAANTGNVQRGDSVAVIGCGGVGNAAIAAAHLAGARKVIAVDVDDRKLEWAKGFGATDTVNARETDPVEAIRALTEGNGADLVVEAVGRPETYEQAFYARDLAGTLVLVGVPTPELRIELPMIEVFGRGGALKSSWYGDCLPTRDFPMLVDLYLRGRLPLDEFVSETIALDDVESAFTKMHHGDVLRSVVVL; encoded by the coding sequence ATGAGCCGTCGGGTTCGCGGTGTCGTCGCGCGGAGCAAAGGCGCTCCCGTGAGTGTCGAAACGATCGTCGTCCCGGATCCCGGGCCGGGTGAGGCGCGGGTGACGGTGCAGGCCTGCGGCGTCTGCCACACGGACCTGCACTACCGCGAGGGCGGCATCAACGACGACTTCCCGTTCCTCCTCGGCCACGAGGCGGCCGGTGTCGTGGAGTCCGTCGGCGAGGGCGTCTCCGGTCTGGCCCCCGGCGACTACGTGGTGATCGCCTGGCGGGCGCCCTGCGGTGAGTGCCGCGCGTGTCTGCGGGGGCGGCCGTGGTACTGCTTCGCGTCGCTCAACGCCCGGCAGCCCATGACGCTGGAGGACGGCACACCCCTGAGCCCGGCCCTCGGCATCGGCGCGTTCGCCGAGATGACGCTCGTCGCCGCCGGGCAGTGCGTCAAGGTCGATCCCGCCGCCCGTCCCGAGGCGGCCGGGCTCATCGGCTGCGGGGTGATGGCCGGCTTCGGTGCCGCCGCCAACACCGGCAATGTGCAACGCGGCGACTCCGTCGCGGTGATCGGGTGCGGCGGCGTCGGCAACGCCGCGATCGCGGCGGCCCACCTGGCGGGCGCGCGCAAGGTCATCGCGGTCGACGTCGACGACCGCAAGCTCGAGTGGGCCAAGGGCTTCGGGGCGACGGACACCGTCAACGCGCGCGAGACCGACCCGGTCGAGGCCATCCGGGCGCTCACCGAGGGCAATGGCGCCGACCTGGTCGTCGAGGCCGTGGGCCGCCCGGAGACGTACGAGCAGGCGTTCTACGCCCGCGACCTGGCCGGCACGCTCGTCCTGGTCGGCGTCCCGACCCCGGAGCTGCGGATCGAGCTGCCGATGATCGAGGTCTTCGGCCGCGGCGGCGCCCTCAAGTCGTCGTGGTACGGCGACTGCCTGCCGACCCGCGACTTCCCGATGCTCGTCGACCTGTACCTGCGCGGCCGTCTGCCGCTGGACGAATTCGTGTCGGAGACCATCGCGCTCGACGACGTCGAGTCGGCGTTCACCAAGATGCACCACGGCGACGTGCTGCGCTCGGTGGTGGTCCTGTGA
- a CDS encoding PHP domain-containing protein has translation MRIDLHTHSTASDGTDRPADLVRLARETGLDVIALTDHDTTGGWREAAEALPDGLTLVRGAEISCIDDDGISLHMLGYLFDPEEPEFARARELVRTDRVRRARAMVERCVALGAPITWERVVEIAGDGAVGRPHVATALVEAGVIDDLAEAFTPDWLKDGGRAFVAKYEIAAVEAVRMIRAAGGVAVFAHPGASKRGRTVSDATIESLAAHGLGGIEVDHFDHDDDTRAHLRDLARGLDLPTTGSSDYHGSRKILALGLHTTAPDAYEAIMDQAHGVAPLTG, from the coding sequence GTGCGTATCGACCTGCACACCCACAGCACCGCCTCGGACGGCACGGACCGCCCGGCCGATCTGGTCCGCCTGGCGCGGGAGACCGGGCTCGACGTCATCGCGCTGACCGACCACGACACGACCGGCGGGTGGCGGGAGGCCGCGGAGGCGCTGCCGGACGGGCTCACCCTCGTGCGCGGGGCGGAGATCAGCTGCATCGACGACGACGGCATCAGCCTGCACATGCTCGGATATCTGTTCGACCCGGAGGAGCCGGAGTTCGCGCGGGCGCGCGAGCTGGTGCGCACCGACCGGGTGCGCCGGGCGCGGGCGATGGTCGAGCGCTGCGTCGCCCTCGGGGCGCCGATCACGTGGGAGCGCGTGGTCGAGATCGCCGGTGACGGCGCGGTCGGGCGCCCGCATGTGGCGACCGCGCTGGTGGAGGCGGGTGTCATCGACGACCTGGCGGAGGCGTTCACCCCGGATTGGCTCAAGGACGGGGGCCGGGCCTTCGTCGCCAAGTACGAGATCGCCGCCGTGGAGGCGGTCCGTATGATCCGCGCCGCGGGGGGTGTCGCGGTTTTCGCGCACCCGGGGGCGAGCAAGCGCGGGCGCACGGTCTCCGACGCGACCATCGAGTCCCTGGCCGCGCACGGCCTCGGCGGCATCGAGGTCGACCACTTCGACCACGACGACGACACCCGCGCCCACCTCCGCGACCTCGCCCGCGGGCTGGACCTGCCCACGACGGGGTCGAGCGACTACCACGGCAGCCGCAAGATCCTCGCACTCGGGCTGCACACGACGGCCCCGGACGCGTACGAGGCGATCATGGACCAGGCGCACGGGGTGGCACCGCTCACGGGGTGA
- a CDS encoding DUF6758 family protein has translation MKGEPSCPRCGARVRPPGLFSAAWQCDLHGPVPPLQPVVPPSVEALEVVVRRSRVPVWLPWPLPPGWLFTGVAHAGDDRSGPRAVAVACTGPAPLGGPGELVLVAEEIGIGLGARYAGLPGPDPGTELVDGGHAPAKVLAAGRPTALWCVPGAPADRAVYAGEAMGLWLWAVLWPGKAGHLVYDDLELSDLRESKVELDNLPCGALSPKLSG, from the coding sequence ATGAAGGGCGAGCCGAGCTGCCCACGCTGTGGTGCCCGCGTCCGGCCTCCGGGCCTGTTCTCCGCGGCCTGGCAATGCGACCTGCACGGACCCGTGCCCCCGCTCCAGCCCGTGGTCCCGCCGAGCGTCGAGGCGCTCGAGGTCGTCGTACGGCGTTCGCGCGTCCCCGTCTGGCTTCCCTGGCCGCTGCCGCCGGGATGGCTGTTCACCGGGGTCGCACACGCGGGGGACGACCGGTCGGGCCCCCGTGCGGTCGCCGTCGCCTGCACGGGCCCCGCGCCGCTGGGCGGACCGGGCGAACTGGTGCTGGTGGCGGAGGAGATCGGGATCGGTCTGGGCGCCCGGTACGCGGGCCTCCCGGGCCCCGACCCCGGAACGGAGCTGGTCGACGGCGGCCACGCCCCCGCGAAGGTCCTCGCCGCCGGCCGTCCCACGGCACTGTGGTGCGTCCCGGGCGCCCCCGCCGACCGCGCGGTGTACGCGGGCGAGGCGATGGGCCTGTGGCTGTGGGCGGTCCTCTGGCCGGGCAAGGCGGGCCACCTGGTCTACGACGACCTCGAACTCAGCGACCTGCGCGAGTCGAAGGTGGAACTCGACAACCTCCCGTGCGGAGCGCTGTCACCGAAACTGTCCGGCTGA
- a CDS encoding NUDIX hydrolase produces the protein MRSTPCVGAIVLDGEGRLLLIRRGTAPGKGQWSLPGGRVEAGETDEQALVRELAEETGLEVTVGPLVGSVRRPAPGGGCYEIRDYACIVHGGVLRAGDDAEDARWITPELLADLDLTHGLLDALREWNVPGVH, from the coding sequence ATGCGGTCCACTCCCTGTGTCGGCGCGATCGTCCTCGACGGCGAGGGGCGTCTTCTCCTCATCCGTCGCGGCACGGCCCCGGGCAAAGGCCAATGGTCATTGCCGGGCGGCCGGGTCGAGGCGGGGGAAACGGACGAGCAGGCGCTCGTGCGCGAGCTGGCCGAGGAAACCGGGCTGGAGGTCACCGTCGGCCCGCTGGTCGGCAGCGTGCGGCGCCCGGCTCCCGGCGGAGGCTGCTACGAGATCCGCGACTACGCGTGCATCGTCCACGGCGGTGTCCTCCGCGCGGGCGACGACGCCGAGGACGCGCGGTGGATCACCCCCGAACTGCTCGCGGACCTGGACCTGACCCACGGCCTCCTGGACGCGCTGCGGGAGTGGAACGTCCCGGGTGTCCACTGA
- a CDS encoding ribokinase, whose amino-acid sequence MSTDAAPALLVVGSVNADLVVRVPRHARPGETVLGGDLAVHPGGKGANQAVAAARLGAKVAFAGRVGSDAYGAMLLDRLRAAGVDTALVTTDAGPSGVALITVDERGENTITVSPGANARFRPEDVAALEPVLRRARVVSVQLEIPHAAVAEVLRRCGEAGTRVMVNASPGPWSPEAGAVALGDPLVVNEHEAAGVSAADGGATSSWAPDASRTPLERARRARDRLRASGVRPRSWVMTLGASGAVCAAGDGEMVHVPAPAVRAVDTTGAGDAFTGALGHCLARGDALTDAVRCAVRVGAAAVTAEGAQTPET is encoded by the coding sequence GTGTCCACTGACGCCGCACCCGCGTTGCTGGTGGTCGGCTCGGTCAACGCCGACCTGGTGGTCCGGGTGCCCCGGCACGCGCGTCCGGGGGAAACGGTCCTCGGCGGCGACCTGGCGGTCCACCCCGGCGGCAAGGGCGCGAACCAGGCCGTCGCGGCGGCGCGGCTCGGGGCGAAGGTGGCGTTCGCGGGGCGCGTGGGGTCCGACGCGTACGGGGCGATGCTGCTCGACCGCCTGCGTGCGGCCGGGGTCGACACCGCGCTCGTGACGACCGATGCCGGGCCGAGCGGGGTCGCGCTGATCACCGTCGACGAGCGCGGCGAGAACACCATCACCGTCTCGCCCGGCGCGAACGCCCGTTTCCGTCCCGAGGACGTCGCCGCGCTGGAGCCCGTACTGCGGCGCGCCCGTGTGGTGTCGGTGCAGTTGGAGATCCCGCACGCGGCGGTCGCCGAGGTGCTGCGCCGGTGCGGGGAGGCGGGCACGCGCGTCATGGTGAACGCGTCGCCGGGGCCGTGGTCGCCCGAGGCCGGCGCGGTGGCGTTGGGCGATCCGCTGGTGGTCAACGAACACGAGGCGGCAGGCGTGTCGGCGGCGGACGGCGGGGCGACGTCTTCGTGGGCGCCCGACGCGTCGCGTACGCCCCTCGAACGCGCGCGGCGGGCACGCGACCGCCTGCGGGCGTCGGGCGTCCGGCCGCGCTCGTGGGTGATGACGCTCGGCGCGTCCGGTGCGGTGTGCGCCGCGGGCGACGGCGAGATGGTCCACGTGCCGGCGCCCGCCGTCCGCGCCGTCGATACGACGGGCGCGGGCGACGCGTTCACCGGCGCCCTCGGGCACTGCCTCGCCCGGGGCGACGCGCTCACCGACGCGGTGCGGTGCGCGGTCCGCGTCGGCGCGGCGGCGGTGACGGCCGAGGGCGCCCAGACGCCGGAGACGTGA
- a CDS encoding MaoC family dehydratase: MQFGRYYEEFEVGATYKHWPGKTVTEYDDHLFCLLTMNHHPLHMDVNYAEKTTDFGRNVVVGNYIYSLLLGMSVPDVSGKAIANLEIESLRHVAPTFHGDTIYGETVVLDKWESKSKNDRGVVHVETKGYKQDGTLVCVFRRKVMVPKTSYGEARGGEQPGRPELREA, from the coding sequence ATGCAGTTCGGCCGCTACTACGAGGAGTTCGAGGTCGGTGCGACCTACAAGCACTGGCCCGGCAAGACGGTCACCGAGTACGACGACCACCTGTTCTGCCTGCTCACGATGAACCACCACCCGCTCCACATGGACGTCAACTACGCCGAGAAGACGACCGACTTCGGCAGGAACGTCGTGGTCGGCAACTACATCTACTCGCTGCTGCTCGGCATGTCCGTGCCGGACGTCTCGGGCAAGGCCATCGCCAACCTGGAGATCGAGTCGCTGCGGCACGTCGCGCCGACGTTCCACGGTGACACGATCTACGGCGAGACGGTCGTGCTCGACAAGTGGGAGTCGAAGTCGAAGAACGACCGCGGCGTCGTCCACGTGGAGACCAAGGGCTACAAGCAGGACGGCACGCTGGTGTGCGTGTTCCGCCGCAAGGTGATGGTGCCGAAGACGTCGTACGGCGAGGCCCGGGGCGGCGAGCAGCCCGGCCGTCCGGAACTGCGCGAGGCGTGA
- a CDS encoding universal stress protein, protein MYKHILVAVDATAESAGVLAHTAALAVSQDAAVRVLHIQAVDVVGGGTLGVVQAEPDDEARRIVTDAVETLRAAGVSNAEGWAGETLRSDVADTVVKHAREYGADLLVLGARRHQGLAAMFLGSVSDTVVHSAPCPVLLVPEAARAA, encoded by the coding sequence ATGTACAAGCACATTCTCGTCGCCGTCGACGCCACCGCCGAGTCCGCCGGCGTTCTCGCCCACACCGCCGCACTCGCCGTGTCGCAGGACGCGGCCGTACGCGTCCTGCACATCCAGGCCGTGGACGTGGTCGGCGGCGGGACCCTCGGCGTCGTCCAGGCGGAACCCGACGACGAGGCCCGCAGGATCGTCACCGACGCCGTCGAGACGCTGCGCGCCGCGGGCGTGTCGAACGCCGAGGGCTGGGCCGGGGAGACGCTGCGCAGCGACGTCGCCGACACGGTGGTCAAGCACGCCCGGGAGTACGGCGCGGACCTGCTCGTGCTCGGCGCGCGCCGGCACCAGGGCCTGGCCGCGATGTTCCTCGGCAGCGTCAGCGACACCGTGGTGCACAGCGCGCCGTGCCCGGTCCTGCTGGTCCCCGAGGCCGCCCGGGCCGCGTAG
- a CDS encoding suppressor of fused domain protein, with translation MLDLTPPPEPIDPVPAVEAHVVAAFGEPSGRAGVTFVGTDRIEILRFGPDETGVVRYVTLGMARSPMTDPSAALADPVRGPRAELVLSVRGAHDSVLRPLAVLAASPQVEGVVVAAGASLDVGGPLWDGAAFTAVLVAEPGGLVADLALPEPAEPVRFLPLLPMTAAETAWKRVHGAEALRERWLEHGTDLRDPRRRAVPLT, from the coding sequence ATGCTCGACTTGACGCCGCCTCCCGAACCGATCGACCCCGTTCCGGCCGTCGAGGCCCATGTCGTGGCGGCGTTCGGCGAGCCGTCGGGTCGTGCGGGCGTCACGTTCGTGGGCACCGACCGGATCGAGATTCTGCGTTTCGGTCCGGACGAGACCGGTGTCGTCCGCTATGTCACGCTCGGCATGGCGCGGTCGCCGATGACGGACCCGTCCGCGGCACTCGCCGACCCCGTCCGCGGCCCGCGCGCCGAACTGGTGCTGTCGGTGCGCGGCGCCCACGACTCGGTGCTGCGGCCCCTCGCCGTGCTGGCCGCGTCCCCGCAGGTCGAAGGCGTCGTGGTGGCGGCGGGTGCGTCGCTCGACGTCGGCGGGCCGTTGTGGGACGGCGCGGCGTTCACCGCGGTGCTGGTCGCCGAGCCCGGGGGCCTCGTCGCGGACCTCGCCCTGCCCGAACCGGCCGAGCCCGTGCGCTTCCTGCCCCTCCTGCCGATGACCGCGGCCGAAACGGCCTGGAAGCGCGTGCACGGCGCCGAGGCGCTCCGGGAGCGCTGGCTGGAGCACGGCACCGACCTGCGCGACCCGCGCCGCAGGGCCGTCCCCCTGACCTGA
- the corA gene encoding magnesium/cobalt transporter CorA has translation MSMIRDLRAAVRPAVLRRRTALTVVPDPVAAGDCVVDCAVYRDGSRQQGRTAPETAIQDVHARGDGFVWIGLHEPTADELAGIAERFGLHPLAVEDAVKAHQRPKLERYDDTLFAVFKTVRYVEHEHLTSTSEVVETGEIMVFLGRNFVVTVRHGLHGGLGELRHRLEETPDLLAAGPSSVLHAVADRVVDAYLDVTQSMQDDIDEVENEVFGNRGSGDAGRIYQLKRELLELKRAVTPLARPMQTLAERPMRQVHPDIREYFRDVEDHLARVSEQIASFDELLTSILQANLAQVTVAQNEDMRRISAWVAIFAVPTMIAGIYGMNFDHMPELHWRYGYPTVLGVTLTVCLLIRRGFRRNGWL, from the coding sequence ATGTCGATGATCCGCGACCTGCGTGCCGCCGTCCGCCCGGCCGTCCTCCGCCGACGCACGGCGCTCACCGTCGTGCCCGATCCGGTGGCCGCCGGCGATTGCGTCGTGGACTGCGCGGTCTACCGCGACGGCTCGCGGCAGCAGGGCCGCACGGCGCCCGAGACGGCGATCCAGGACGTCCACGCACGCGGCGACGGCTTCGTCTGGATCGGCCTGCATGAGCCGACGGCCGACGAACTCGCGGGAATCGCCGAGCGGTTCGGCCTGCACCCGCTCGCGGTCGAGGACGCGGTGAAGGCCCACCAGCGCCCCAAGCTGGAACGCTACGACGACACGCTGTTCGCGGTGTTCAAGACCGTGCGGTACGTCGAACACGAACACCTCACCTCGACCAGCGAAGTCGTCGAGACCGGCGAGATCATGGTGTTCCTCGGGCGGAACTTCGTCGTCACCGTCCGCCACGGCCTGCACGGCGGCCTCGGCGAACTGCGGCACCGGCTGGAGGAGACCCCCGACCTGCTCGCCGCCGGGCCGTCGTCGGTCCTGCACGCGGTCGCCGACCGGGTCGTGGACGCCTACCTCGATGTCACGCAGTCGATGCAGGACGACATCGACGAGGTCGAGAACGAGGTGTTCGGCAACCGGGGGTCCGGCGACGCGGGGCGCATCTACCAGCTCAAGCGCGAACTGCTGGAGCTGAAGCGGGCGGTGACCCCCCTCGCGCGGCCGATGCAGACGCTCGCGGAACGCCCGATGCGCCAAGTGCACCCCGACATCCGCGAATACTTCCGCGACGTGGAGGACCACCTCGCGCGGGTCAGCGAACAGATCGCGTCGTTCGACGAGTTGCTGACCTCGATCCTGCAGGCCAACCTCGCGCAGGTGACGGTCGCGCAGAACGAGGACATGCGGCGCATCTCGGCGTGGGTGGCGATCTTCGCGGTTCCGACGATGATCGCGGGCATCTACGGCATGAACTTCGACCACATGCCCGAGTTGCACTGGCGCTACGGCTATCCGACCGTGCTGGGCGTCACGCTGACGGTGTGCCTGCTGATCCGCCGGGGGTTCCGGCGCAACGGGTGGCTCTAG
- a CDS encoding general stress protein produces the protein MFGQKFPPISGGSPGGVGEVVASYTDYAGAQRAVDYLSDNQFPVERTSIVGADLRLVENVLGRLDAKRATLSGAASGVWFGLLLGLFLGIFAQRATGWIWIVFAGIVWGALAGALFGWIGYRSTGGRRDFVSTSQLVAARYDVLVETSYAERARNLVGRLNL, from the coding sequence ATGTTCGGACAGAAGTTCCCGCCGATCTCGGGCGGTTCGCCCGGCGGAGTCGGCGAGGTTGTGGCGTCGTACACCGACTACGCGGGCGCCCAGCGGGCCGTCGACTACCTGTCCGACAACCAGTTCCCGGTCGAGCGGACCTCGATCGTGGGCGCGGACCTGCGGCTGGTCGAGAACGTCCTGGGCCGGCTGGACGCGAAGAGGGCCACGCTGTCCGGCGCCGCGAGCGGCGTGTGGTTCGGTCTGCTGCTCGGCCTGTTCCTCGGCATCTTCGCGCAGCGCGCCACGGGCTGGATCTGGATCGTCTTCGCGGGCATCGTGTGGGGTGCCCTCGCGGGCGCGCTGTTCGGCTGGATCGGCTACCGCAGCACGGGCGGCAGGCGCGACTTCGTCTCGACCAGCCAACTCGTCGCGGCCAGGTACGACGTCCTGGTGGAGACGTCGTACGCGGAACGCGCGCGCAATCTCGTCGGGCGCCTCAACCTGTGA
- a CDS encoding acyl-CoA dehydrogenase family protein: MGRLAQTDGLNDVQREILATVRTFVDKQILPVATELEHRDEYPTEIVEGMKKMGLFGLMIPEEYGGLGESLLTYALVVEEIARGWMSVSGIINTHFIVAYMIKQHGTQEQKDYFLPRMAEGEIRGAFSMSEPHCGSDVSAIRTKAVKDGEFYVINGQKMWLTNGGSSNLVAVLTKTDEGAGSVYKNMTTFLVEKEPGFGETRPGLTVPGKIDKMGYKGVDTTELVLDGVKVPADRILGGVPGKGFYQMMDGVEVGRVNVAARGCGLAQRAFELGIQYSQQRETFGKHLHEHQAIQFKLAEMATKVEAAHQMMVMAARKKDNGERNDLEAGMAKYLASEYCKEVVEDAFRIHGGYAYSKEFEIERLYREAPMLLIGEGTAEVQKMIIGRRLMDDYKLRG; this comes from the coding sequence GTGGGCCGCCTTGCGCAGACCGACGGGCTGAACGATGTCCAGCGGGAGATCCTCGCGACCGTCCGCACATTCGTGGACAAGCAGATCCTCCCGGTGGCGACCGAGCTCGAACACCGGGACGAGTACCCGACGGAGATCGTCGAGGGCATGAAGAAGATGGGGCTGTTCGGCCTCATGATCCCGGAGGAGTACGGCGGTCTCGGGGAGTCGCTGCTGACCTACGCGCTGGTGGTCGAGGAGATCGCGCGCGGCTGGATGAGCGTGTCCGGCATCATCAACACGCACTTCATCGTCGCGTACATGATCAAGCAGCACGGCACGCAGGAGCAGAAGGACTACTTCCTGCCGAGGATGGCCGAGGGCGAGATCCGCGGCGCGTTCTCGATGTCGGAGCCGCACTGCGGGTCGGATGTGTCCGCGATCCGTACGAAGGCGGTCAAGGACGGCGAGTTCTACGTCATCAACGGCCAGAAGATGTGGCTGACCAACGGCGGTTCGTCGAACCTGGTCGCGGTGCTGACCAAGACCGACGAGGGCGCGGGATCGGTCTACAAGAACATGACGACGTTCCTGGTCGAGAAGGAGCCCGGTTTCGGTGAGACCCGGCCCGGCCTGACCGTGCCCGGCAAGATCGACAAGATGGGCTACAAGGGCGTCGACACCACCGAGCTGGTCCTGGACGGCGTCAAGGTCCCCGCCGACCGCATCCTCGGCGGCGTGCCCGGCAAGGGCTTCTACCAGATGATGGACGGCGTCGAGGTCGGCCGCGTCAACGTCGCCGCCCGCGGCTGCGGCCTCGCCCAGCGCGCCTTCGAACTCGGCATCCAGTACTCGCAGCAGCGCGAGACCTTCGGCAAGCACCTGCACGAGCACCAGGCCATCCAGTTCAAGCTCGCCGAGATGGCCACCAAGGTCGAGGCCGCCCACCAGATGATGGTCATGGCCGCCCGCAAGAAGGACAACGGCGAGCGCAACGACCTCGAAGCCGGTATGGCGAAGTACCTCGCCTCCGAGTACTGCAAGGAGGTCGTCGAGGACGCCTTCCGCATCCACGGCGGCTACGCCTACTCCAAGGAGTTCGAGATCGAGAGGCTGTACCGCGAGGCCCCGATGCTCCTCATCGGCGAAGGCACCGCCGAGGTCCAGAAGATGATCATCGGACGCCGCCTCATGGACGACTACAAGCTGCGCGGCTGA